One segment of Fibrobacter sp. DNA contains the following:
- the tsaB gene encoding tRNA (adenosine(37)-N6)-threonylcarbamoyltransferase complex dimerization subunit type 1 TsaB, translated as MSWVLGIDTSSIDLGVALFQDNLPVASYSRFVRNSHAEHISQIVKMILSANSVEPQQVQHVAVSTGPGSFTGLRIGIAFAKGFCFGRDALICPVSSLMILAHAGIMYQGKIVAAIDARNDEVFYASFISSDRRLQRTSEDLLCSSDQFRHLAASADVIITDSMGYSRSTVFNFLEGNQGWFQVERYPFQRGFFCASIGASLIQDFSVWKQGTEILPNYLRQSSAQYKAGKMV; from the coding sequence ATGAGCTGGGTTCTGGGAATCGACACTTCATCAATTGATCTGGGAGTGGCTCTTTTTCAGGACAATCTCCCGGTGGCATCTTATTCCCGTTTTGTCCGTAATTCCCATGCAGAGCACATCTCTCAAATAGTCAAGATGATTCTCAGTGCCAACTCTGTAGAACCGCAACAGGTGCAGCATGTAGCTGTAAGCACCGGTCCGGGATCTTTTACAGGACTCAGGATCGGGATTGCTTTTGCAAAGGGGTTCTGCTTTGGCCGCGATGCTCTGATCTGCCCTGTTTCATCCCTTATGATCCTCGCCCACGCAGGTATCATGTACCAGGGGAAAATAGTGGCAGCTATTGATGCACGCAACGATGAAGTATTCTACGCCTCTTTCATCTCTTCGGACAGGAGACTCCAACGCACAAGTGAAGATCTATTGTGCAGTTCAGATCAATTCAGGCATCTTGCAGCTTCGGCTGATGTTATAATTACTGATAGCATGGGTTATTCCCGCAGCACGGTTTTTAATTTTCTTGAAGGTAATCAGGGGTGGTTTCAAGTTGAGAGATATCCATTTCAGCGTGGTTTTTTCTGTGCTTCCATAGGAGCATCTCTGATACAGGATTTCTCGGTCTGGAAACAGGGAACAGAGATCCTTCCCAATTACCTTCGGCAGTCCTCAGCGCAGTACAAAGCCGGAAAGATGGTTTAA
- a CDS encoding SpoIIE family protein phosphatase, with protein MELLYQIIFSAGGLIAVLALVALYRKYPLHLIYRSKIGLEDMLDGVSDPLAVITEDYTVKRANKAYISMISSNFQDTINKKCYTLLRNRTYPCEDCLMKQSFSSGQPATIELSKHPSGSGAISISFSTFDLTMGKKKTRCIIEHIRDITLLEQLKLDLEKKNASLARAMKHLKAAQANIRDELRLARTIQQGILPKHAPDVDGLKISVVYHPVTEVGGDIYDFIKFSPEHMGIFIGDASGHGLSAAFVGTISKMSLYNNSKKEMPVNELLSKVNQDMIDNVHTGHYLTCFWGIFDTRSKKFTYSRAGHPIPVLVKRNGTVIPLKSQGTFLGLLPNSMYEEQSIEYEKGDRFFLFTDGIFEVLDPESKGEMLGYDRFVKILAGCNHLPFNKVLQSIQQQLSSFTYEDDYTLILIEATARKSEQKHRNSGAGE; from the coding sequence ATGGAGCTGTTGTACCAAATAATCTTTTCCGCAGGCGGACTGATTGCAGTTTTAGCCCTTGTTGCACTCTACCGCAAATATCCTCTGCACCTTATTTACCGAAGTAAAATCGGCCTGGAGGATATGCTGGATGGAGTGAGTGACCCATTGGCGGTTATCACCGAAGACTACACTGTAAAACGTGCAAACAAAGCTTATATTTCCATGATATCCAGTAATTTTCAGGATACAATCAATAAAAAATGCTACACGCTTCTGCGAAATCGTACCTATCCATGTGAGGACTGCCTGATGAAGCAATCTTTCTCATCAGGGCAGCCCGCGACAATAGAACTGTCAAAGCATCCCTCAGGAAGCGGGGCAATATCGATCTCTTTTTCCACATTTGACCTGACTATGGGGAAAAAGAAGACCCGCTGCATTATCGAACATATCCGTGATATAACTCTTCTTGAACAGCTCAAACTTGACCTGGAAAAGAAGAATGCTTCTCTTGCCAGGGCAATGAAACATCTCAAGGCAGCACAGGCGAACATTCGTGATGAACTTCGTCTTGCACGCACGATTCAGCAGGGAATACTCCCTAAACATGCTCCTGATGTTGACGGGCTGAAGATTTCCGTTGTTTATCATCCTGTAACGGAAGTCGGAGGTGACATCTATGACTTCATCAAATTTTCTCCGGAACACATGGGAATTTTTATCGGAGATGCCTCGGGACACGGCCTTTCAGCCGCATTTGTGGGTACGATTTCCAAGATGTCTTTATACAACAACAGTAAAAAAGAGATGCCTGTAAACGAATTATTGTCAAAAGTTAACCAGGACATGATCGACAATGTGCACACAGGACATTATCTGACATGCTTCTGGGGTATTTTTGACACTCGTTCAAAGAAATTCACCTATTCCAGAGCAGGACACCCTATTCCTGTCCTGGTCAAACGGAACGGCACAGTCATTCCACTCAAATCCCAGGGGACGTTCCTTGGACTGCTCCCAAACTCCATGTACGAGGAGCAATCGATAGAGTATGAGAAAGGAGACCGGTTTTTCCTGTTCACTGATGGTATATTTGAGGTGCTTGATCCTGAGAGCAAGGGAGAGATGCTCGGGTATGACCGGTTTGTAAAGATACTGGCAGGATGCAACCATCTCCCGTTCAATAAAGTGCTTCAATCGATACAGCAGCAATTGTCAAGTTTTACCTATGAGGACGATTACACTCTGATTCTAATCGAAGCAACTGCACGGAAATCAGAACAAAAGCACCGCAATTCCGGAGCGGGTGAATGA
- a CDS encoding endonuclease III, with protein sequence MKKRSPEIEKVYKILSQEFKKHRMPVVDLIELQTRNPFKVLVTTILSARTRDETTVAAAGRLFTKVKNPGDLRRLESSEIEKLIYPVGFYREKALNLKALPDALEKLFGGKIPSDVEDLVLLPGVGRKTANLVSAVAFNKPAVCVDVHVHRIFNRLGYLSTKTPLETEMELRRTFPQKYWTTFNSYFVSFGQHTCLPVNPRCSECPVFDYCSRIGVKGEQKKKVA encoded by the coding sequence ATGAAGAAGAGAAGCCCGGAAATAGAGAAAGTTTACAAGATACTCAGCCAGGAATTTAAAAAGCACCGCATGCCTGTGGTGGATCTGATTGAACTGCAGACCAGGAATCCTTTCAAGGTTCTTGTCACTACTATCCTTAGTGCACGTACCAGAGATGAGACAACAGTTGCCGCAGCAGGTAGACTTTTTACAAAGGTGAAAAATCCGGGTGATCTCAGGAGATTGGAGAGTTCAGAAATCGAAAAACTTATCTATCCTGTCGGTTTCTACAGGGAAAAAGCTTTAAATCTCAAGGCGCTTCCCGATGCTTTAGAAAAGCTTTTTGGAGGAAAGATCCCATCTGACGTGGAAGATCTTGTACTCCTTCCCGGTGTTGGCCGGAAGACCGCAAATCTGGTATCTGCTGTAGCTTTCAATAAACCGGCTGTATGTGTTGATGTCCATGTGCATCGTATATTTAACCGCCTCGGGTACCTGAGCACAAAAACACCTTTGGAAACCGAAATGGAACTGCGCAGAACATTCCCTCAGAAATACTGGACTACTTTCAATTCCTACTTCGTATCATTTGGTCAGCATACCTGCCTTCCGGTAAATCCTCGCTGCAGCGAGTGTCCGGTTTTTGATTACTGCTCACGGATTGGAGTAAAAGGAGAGCAGAAAAAAAAGGTTGCCTGA
- a CDS encoding ferredoxin, with the protein MANKEKKVPGNVEGPYYVDEECIGCGLCESTAPDNFKMSDDGSTAVVYKQPANESEKAACNEALKDCPSEAIGDNG; encoded by the coding sequence ATGGCAAACAAAGAGAAAAAAGTACCAGGAAATGTGGAAGGCCCCTATTATGTGGATGAAGAATGCATAGGCTGTGGTTTGTGCGAGAGCACAGCACCGGATAATTTTAAGATGAGCGATGACGGTTCCACTGCGGTGGTTTACAAACAACCTGCAAATGAATCTGAAAAAGCGGCTTGCAACGAAGCTCTTAAAGATTGTCCGTCAGAAGCTATAGGCGACAACGGGTAA
- a CDS encoding PorT family protein, with product MMRSNYCLKAVLLILSATSAFSQIQQERLGLSIGVRSGFSISSYWGNGVSSFERDLSLSVNGFKSGVLPFFTSGFFVQYEIIPDFLAIQPEILFLRSGKRWEISPVDGGKANFQVYSDYFHIPLLAKLIIPFVPVTPSAYAGPSLFIRFKSRSENIAELSETADLGFLKELTSDKAVSKIIYPLDFGLTTGFALDIIAGTGRFLIDLRYTFGMVDVFHGGKDFRNSAFSLLAGYAWSY from the coding sequence ATGATGCGATCAAACTACTGCCTGAAAGCTGTCTTGCTGATTCTTTCAGCCACTTCAGCCTTCTCTCAAATCCAGCAGGAGAGGCTTGGTCTTTCTATAGGGGTAAGATCCGGATTCAGCATTTCCAGTTACTGGGGGAACGGGGTCAGTTCTTTTGAAAGAGATCTTTCCCTTTCTGTTAACGGATTCAAATCCGGTGTTCTGCCCTTCTTCACAAGTGGATTTTTTGTGCAATATGAAATCATCCCCGATTTTCTGGCTATACAGCCGGAGATTCTGTTTCTGAGATCAGGTAAAAGATGGGAAATCTCGCCTGTAGATGGTGGAAAAGCGAATTTTCAGGTTTATTCAGATTACTTCCATATACCTCTTCTGGCAAAACTGATCATCCCTTTTGTTCCTGTTACGCCCAGTGCCTATGCCGGCCCATCATTATTCATAAGATTTAAGTCCCGCTCAGAAAATATCGCCGAACTCTCTGAAACTGCCGATTTGGGGTTTCTAAAAGAACTCACTTCTGATAAGGCGGTTTCAAAGATCATCTACCCGCTGGATTTTGGTTTGACCACTGGTTTTGCACTGGATATAATTGCAGGAACAGGACGTTTTTTAATAGACTTGAGATATACTTTTGGTATGGTTGATGTATTTCACGGTGGAAAAGATTTCCGCAACTCTGCATTCTCTCTGCTGGCAGGATATGCCTGGAGCTACTAA
- a CDS encoding Rpn family recombination-promoting nuclease/putative transposase: MFGKTAVVSSFVSSYLFPDKKVEIDFSLSSAIKNDTADGSLNEFRSDIVYRLFDKTRSLYIYLLFEHKSTPDKRTLIQLKHYLNSIQNDIPESEKHEEGD, translated from the coding sequence ATATTCGGCAAAACCGCGGTAGTTTCCAGTTTCGTTAGTTCGTATTTGTTTCCAGACAAAAAGGTTGAGATTGATTTTAGCCTTTCCAGTGCGATAAAGAACGACACAGCTGATGGGTCCCTCAATGAATTTCGGTCTGATATAGTTTATCGACTCTTCGATAAAACCAGGTCACTTTATATCTATCTTCTTTTTGAGCATAAGAGTACCCCGGATAAAAGAACATTGATTCAATTGAAACACTACTTAAACTCAATCCAAAACGATATCCCTGAATCGGAAAAGCATGAGGAAGGGGATTAA
- a CDS encoding spore maturation protein — protein MDKKPAVINVIWLYLILSSIVVAAYTGRMDEITKASFDSAKSAVTLAISLIGAMALWLGLMKIVESAGLMKSISRAIRPVMIRLFPDVPSDHPAMSAMIMNMAANMLGLGNAATPMGIKAMTELDKLNPEKGTATNAMCLFLAINTSSVTILPLGVIAVRAAAGATNPGSILIPSIIATTFSTTTAIIAAKLLASRSKVSVPVQAVTAPVKEEEKVQEAQELLKPALFPRIFTIALIPVFLFAIPWHFIKLGHQPSMSYNLVTSATGWLIPIIMGAILIFGYLKGVKVYEAVTDGAKEGFQVAMRIIPFMVAIFVAIGMFRASGALDLFTWLVNPVTSLIGMPAEALPMALLRPLSGTGAFGVMSEIINKDPNSFTAYLVSVFQGSTETTFYVLAVYFGAVGIKKTRHALPAALLADAAGILGSVFICHLMFR, from the coding sequence ATGGATAAAAAACCCGCAGTAATTAATGTTATCTGGCTTTACCTTATCCTTTCCAGTATAGTGGTTGCCGCATATACAGGCAGGATGGATGAGATCACAAAGGCCTCATTTGATTCCGCAAAAAGTGCAGTAACCCTGGCCATAAGTCTAATAGGAGCAATGGCGCTGTGGCTGGGCCTGATGAAAATCGTTGAGTCTGCCGGCCTTATGAAATCCATCTCCCGGGCAATCCGTCCTGTGATGATCAGGCTTTTTCCAGATGTACCTTCGGATCACCCGGCGATGAGTGCAATGATAATGAATATGGCTGCAAATATGCTTGGTCTGGGAAATGCAGCTACCCCGATGGGCATTAAAGCGATGACTGAACTCGACAAGCTCAACCCTGAAAAAGGAACTGCAACTAACGCCATGTGCCTTTTTCTGGCGATAAATACATCAAGTGTTACTATACTCCCCCTGGGAGTCATAGCTGTTCGTGCCGCGGCAGGAGCCACCAATCCAGGCAGTATCTTAATTCCATCGATTATTGCCACCACATTCTCTACCACCACGGCCATCATTGCTGCCAAATTGCTTGCTTCCAGGAGCAAAGTGTCTGTTCCTGTACAAGCTGTAACTGCTCCGGTAAAGGAAGAAGAAAAAGTTCAGGAAGCACAGGAACTGCTGAAACCGGCCCTGTTTCCCAGAATTTTTACCATCGCACTCATTCCTGTGTTTCTTTTTGCGATTCCCTGGCATTTCATCAAACTGGGGCACCAGCCCTCAATGAGCTATAATCTTGTGACAAGTGCTACAGGATGGCTTATACCAATTATCATGGGAGCCATTCTTATTTTTGGCTATCTCAAGGGTGTCAAAGTATACGAAGCGGTCACAGACGGAGCAAAAGAGGGATTTCAAGTCGCCATGAGAATAATCCCATTCATGGTGGCTATTTTTGTGGCAATTGGAATGTTCAGAGCGAGCGGAGCACTGGATCTCTTTACCTGGCTTGTCAACCCTGTAACCAGTCTCATAGGGATGCCGGCAGAGGCCTTGCCTATGGCACTTCTGCGTCCACTCTCCGGAACCGGAGCATTTGGTGTCATGTCTGAAATAATCAATAAAGATCCAAACAGTTTCACGGCTTATCTGGTCTCTGTTTTTCAGGGATCCACAGAAACTACATTTTATGTTCTCGCGGTATATTTCGGAGCTGTCGGAATAAAAAAGACCCGTCACGCTCTTCCCGCAGCACTCCTCGCTGATGCAGCCGGGATCCTGGGATCGGTCTTCATCTGCCATCTGATGTTCAGGTAA
- a CDS encoding NUDIX hydrolase, whose amino-acid sequence MTPDKFDRKIRNWISDVSKAGCTVNKVETISEIRKKNGDLLFALLDIDVRSPEGVRLPNIAFIRGHACLIVTLLKNKDTGEEKYLMVRQRRIGNGQLSLEFPAGMLDEESDAGQVIIRELQEETGLEVLPNEIFPLTDKILYSSAGACDEGIYYFGCIKELDNNQFCSFRGRKGGNPEENEDITVVLMSREEAEPQCTSLQARLGFFLFEKYLIS is encoded by the coding sequence ATGACACCGGATAAATTTGACAGGAAAATCCGCAACTGGATTTCTGATGTATCAAAAGCCGGCTGTACTGTCAATAAGGTGGAGACGATAAGTGAAATCCGTAAAAAAAACGGAGATCTCCTCTTTGCTCTTCTGGACATAGATGTAAGATCACCTGAAGGAGTCCGTCTTCCCAATATCGCCTTTATCAGGGGGCATGCCTGCCTGATCGTGACACTTCTGAAAAATAAAGATACAGGCGAAGAGAAATACCTGATGGTCCGGCAGAGGCGTATTGGAAACGGTCAGCTAAGCCTTGAGTTTCCTGCAGGAATGCTCGATGAGGAAAGTGATGCCGGTCAAGTGATTATAAGAGAATTGCAGGAGGAAACCGGTCTTGAGGTCTTACCAAATGAAATTTTCCCCCTTACAGACAAAATCCTCTACAGCTCAGCCGGAGCATGTGATGAGGGGATCTACTATTTTGGATGTATCAAGGAACTGGACAACAATCAATTCTGCTCCTTTCGCGGTCGAAAGGGAGGAAATCCTGAAGAAAACGAAGATATCACTGTAGTGCTTATGTCAAGGGAAGAAGCTGAACCTCAATGCACTTCCCTTCAGGCCAGACTTGGTTTCTTTCTCTTCGAGAAATATCTCATAAGCTAA
- the polA gene encoding DNA polymerase I has product MEKKQIFIIDGHALVYRAYYAFIKNPLINSKGQPTSAVFGFANYILRLIENWSCPYITVALDSSKPTFRHELYSQYKANREEMPDDLKSQMPLIGELIEAFNLSVLKKDGLEADDLIALLTCKAKEEEFEVYIVSKDKDLMQLIGPDVKMLAPDGTGTLQMIDEKQVREKMGVGPEKIVDYLALTGDSSDNIPGVPGVGPKTAVKMLETGGSVEAILENPSILENPKLIEKIEQYREQLSVSKTLATLKCDSDLPLDLESLKRRPFDREKCLSLFRELEFSSLMRNPLLGGAPRLKPQTTIIDSIEELGKFCKRIEDCKLISIDTQTTNLLPRAAELVGISIALDEKEAFYVPVGHREGANLPLETVLNSLKTAIESPHVQKTGQNLKYDYQVLKNYGLCMAGISFDTMIAAYLLDPGKRQYDLDILAAEWLKMEVSPVKELIGKENTGKTFADVPLQKAAEYAGETVCITLALMKVLSPLLSERNCRDLFDKVELPLVTVLGDLEWHGMLIDTEFLKNLSIEYHGVLDKLTEEIYGMAGGPLNLNSPKQIGEVLFEKLSLPGSKRTKNGSHSTNVDVLEKLAPDYPVVARILEHREVQKLLSTYIDALPAQIFQGSGRVHSSFNQTVAATGRLSSTNPNLQNIPVRTDAGKRIREAFIAADDNVLLSADYSQIELRILAHLSKDPFLIDAFLADKDIHAQTASAIYGIFPEMITPEMRRAAKTINFGLMYGMGPVNLSRQLGISFNEARTFIEAYFRQFPTVKEYMESTIEKARQYGYTETLLGRRRYLPEINAKNRNIREAAERTAINTPVQGTAADIIKLAMIDIHKDLPDVCGGARMLLQVHDELVFELPEREVDTFKEWVIGKMSSAYKLSVPLKVDVGIGRNWSEAH; this is encoded by the coding sequence ATGGAAAAAAAACAGATTTTCATTATTGACGGACACGCGCTGGTGTATCGTGCTTATTACGCCTTCATTAAAAATCCCCTTATAAACTCAAAGGGTCAGCCCACAAGTGCGGTTTTTGGTTTTGCTAATTATATACTTCGCCTCATAGAGAACTGGTCCTGTCCCTACATTACGGTTGCTCTCGACAGCAGCAAACCAACTTTCAGGCACGAGCTTTATAGTCAATATAAAGCCAACCGTGAGGAGATGCCTGATGATCTGAAATCACAGATGCCGCTTATCGGGGAACTGATCGAGGCGTTCAATCTGTCGGTGCTAAAGAAAGACGGGCTGGAGGCGGATGATCTGATAGCCCTGCTTACCTGCAAAGCAAAAGAAGAGGAATTCGAAGTTTACATTGTGAGTAAAGACAAGGACCTGATGCAGCTTATCGGGCCTGATGTAAAGATGCTGGCTCCGGATGGAACTGGGACATTGCAGATGATAGACGAGAAACAGGTCAGAGAGAAAATGGGGGTAGGACCGGAGAAAATAGTCGATTATCTGGCTTTGACAGGCGATTCATCAGATAATATCCCCGGTGTTCCTGGAGTGGGTCCCAAAACCGCTGTTAAGATGCTCGAAACAGGGGGGAGTGTAGAAGCAATTCTCGAAAATCCCTCGATACTGGAAAACCCAAAGCTGATTGAAAAGATCGAACAGTACCGGGAACAGCTCTCAGTCAGCAAAACATTGGCAACACTGAAATGTGATTCAGACCTGCCTCTGGATCTGGAAAGCCTCAAAAGAAGACCATTTGACAGGGAAAAATGCCTCTCCCTGTTCCGGGAACTTGAGTTTTCATCACTGATGCGCAATCCGCTTCTGGGGGGGGCACCAAGGCTCAAACCCCAGACCACAATTATCGATTCCATCGAGGAACTCGGAAAATTCTGCAAGAGAATCGAAGATTGCAAGTTGATATCGATCGATACCCAGACTACTAACCTTTTGCCCAGGGCCGCTGAACTTGTTGGAATTTCCATCGCTCTCGATGAAAAAGAAGCGTTTTATGTCCCGGTTGGCCACAGGGAGGGAGCCAATTTACCCCTGGAAACGGTGCTTAACAGTCTTAAAACAGCAATTGAATCGCCGCATGTACAAAAAACAGGACAGAATCTTAAATACGACTATCAGGTGCTAAAAAACTACGGGCTGTGCATGGCTGGGATCTCTTTTGACACAATGATAGCCGCATATCTGCTCGATCCCGGAAAACGTCAGTACGATCTCGATATTCTGGCAGCAGAGTGGCTTAAAATGGAGGTATCACCGGTCAAAGAACTCATCGGGAAAGAGAATACCGGGAAAACATTTGCGGATGTCCCTTTACAAAAAGCTGCAGAATATGCCGGAGAGACTGTGTGTATCACCCTGGCATTGATGAAGGTTCTTTCGCCCCTTCTTTCGGAACGCAACTGCAGGGACCTGTTCGATAAAGTTGAACTTCCTCTGGTAACAGTTCTGGGTGATCTGGAATGGCACGGGATGCTGATCGATACAGAATTTCTGAAAAACCTCTCCATCGAGTACCATGGAGTATTGGACAAACTTACAGAAGAGATTTACGGGATGGCAGGAGGACCTCTGAATCTCAATTCCCCCAAACAGATAGGGGAGGTGCTTTTTGAGAAACTCTCTCTACCCGGATCCAAGAGAACCAAAAACGGGAGCCATTCTACAAATGTCGACGTTCTGGAGAAACTTGCTCCTGATTATCCTGTTGTCGCAAGAATACTGGAGCATCGGGAGGTTCAGAAACTGCTCTCGACATATATCGATGCCTTACCGGCGCAGATTTTTCAGGGCAGTGGACGCGTACACAGTTCTTTTAACCAGACCGTAGCGGCAACAGGACGGCTATCAAGTACCAATCCGAATCTGCAGAATATTCCAGTGCGTACCGATGCAGGGAAGAGGATAAGGGAGGCTTTTATTGCCGCTGACGACAATGTGCTTCTTTCCGCAGATTATTCCCAGATCGAGCTGAGAATCCTTGCCCATCTTTCTAAAGATCCTTTTCTCATTGATGCATTCCTTGCTGATAAAGATATCCATGCTCAGACTGCCTCGGCTATTTATGGAATCTTTCCTGAGATGATCACTCCAGAGATGCGCAGGGCCGCAAAGACCATCAATTTCGGACTGATGTACGGAATGGGACCGGTCAATCTTTCCCGTCAACTGGGAATCTCTTTTAATGAAGCAAGAACTTTTATCGAGGCCTATTTCAGGCAGTTTCCGACTGTAAAAGAGTATATGGAGAGTACAATCGAAAAAGCACGCCAGTACGGCTATACAGAAACACTGCTTGGAAGACGCAGGTACCTGCCTGAAATAAACGCAAAAAACCGCAATATCCGTGAAGCGGCTGAGCGTACAGCCATAAACACTCCTGTTCAGGGTACAGCCGCAGATATCATAAAACTGGCAATGATTGACATCCATAAAGATCTTCCTGATGTCTGCGGGGGTGCAAGGATGCTTCTTCAGGTCCATGATGAACTGGTGTTTGAGTTGCCGGAGAGGGAAGTGGATACTTTCAAGGAATGGGTGATTGGAAAAATGAGTTCAGCATACAAACTCTCTGTCCCTTTGAAAGTGGATGTCGGAATTGGCAGGAACTGGAGTGAGGCACATTAG